A section of the Ranitomeya imitator isolate aRanImi1 chromosome 7, aRanImi1.pri, whole genome shotgun sequence genome encodes:
- the RUSF1 gene encoding RUS family member 1, with amino-acid sequence MSSSGATIVCTERYGSGGVVKYRGCDGGIVRMERPPSSSSCGLLRDFFTSLFLPHGFPDSVSEDYLEYQLWDTLQAFSSSVTGSLATHALLRGSGVGDSSATVTAATITWILRDGTGMIGRILFAWMKGSRLDCDAKRWRLFADLLNDLAIFMEILAPVFPACFTLTVCTAGVCKCIVGVAGGATRAALTVHQARRDNMADVCAKDGSQETLVNLAGLLISLLIVPLVSDSFWATYLLFLLLTCLHLYANYRAVRSVIMETLNQSRLSIVLEHFLRAGRIMSPAEANPKEPLLPGLGTQVSVDVGVSLSVVISSVSQLELLKKGNESLYLLGWRRDTGRMAVVLHERSSSVDVIRSVVHAEILHRKSSCSDPARYKILAETHGYVSRIFPDFYYGLCASGWLTDRNLLDSDDWRANWDTNKGL; translated from the exons ATGTCATCCAGCGGGGCGACCATTGTGTGCACGGAACGCTATGGATCCGGTGGCGTTGTCAAGTACAGGGGATGTGATGGCGGGATTGTGAGGATGGAACGACCGCCTTCGAGCAGCAGCTGCGGCCTCCTGAGGGACTTCTTCACC AGTCTGTTCCTCCCTCACGGCTTTCCAGACAGCGTCAGTGAAGACTATTTGGAGTATCAGCTCTGGGACACATTGCAG GCCTTCTCCAGCAGTGTCACCGGCTCACTGGCCACTCATGCTCTTCTCCGTGGATCGGGCGTTGGTGACAGCTCCGCCACAGTGACAGCCGCCACCATTACCTGGATTCTCCGAG ATGGCACCGGGATGATCGGCCGCATCTTGTTCGCCTGGATGAAGGG GAGCCGCCTGGACTGTGACGCCAAGCGATGGAG ACTTTTTGCCGACCTGTTAAATGATCTGGCGATCTTTATGGAGATCTTGGCTCCGGTCTTCCCAGCATGCTTCACTCTTACTGTGTGCACGGCCGGAGTATGTAAG TGCATCGTGGGAGTGGCCGGAGGGGCGACACGTGCAGCACTCACCGTGCACCAGGCCAGAAGAGACAATATGGCAGATGTATGTGCAAAGGACGGGAGCCAG GAGACGCTTGTGAACTTGGCCGGACTTCTCATCAGTCTTTTGATCGTTCCATTGGTGTCTGACAGTTTCTG GGCTACATACCTCTTGTTCCTCCTCCTGACATGTCTGCACCTTTATGCCAATTATCGTGCTGTTCGCTCTGTTATCATGGAGACACTCAACCAGTCGCGGCTTTCAATAGTCCTGGAGCATTTTCTTAGAGCGGGCCGTATCATGAGTCCAGCTGAAGCCAACCCCAAGGAGCCGCTGTTACCAG gtCTCGGTACACAAGTGTCAGTCGATGTCGGCGTCTCCCTGAGTGTGGTCATCTCCAG TGTCTCACAGCTGGAACTCCTGAAGAAAGGGAATGAATCTCTGTACCTGCTGGGGTGGCGGAGAGACACAG GCCGCATGGCGGTTGTTTTACATGAGAGGTCAAGCAGCGTTGATGTCATCAGATCTGTGGTCCATGCTGAGATTCTTCACAGGAAAAGCTCATGTTCAG ATCCTGCCCGCTACAAAATCCTGGCCGAGACACATGGATACGTCAGCCGCATTTTCCCGGACTTCTATTATG GTCTCTGTGCATCAGGCTGGCTGACCGACCGCAATCTTCTAGACTCCGATGACTGGAGAGCAAATTGGGATACAAATAAAGGACTGTGA